The following DNA comes from Sphingopyxis sp. BSN-002.
CGACGGCTTTCCGACGATCATCGGCGAGGATGTGCTGATCGGGCATATGGCGATGGTGCATGGCTGCACGCTCGCCGACCGCGCGTTCGTGGGGCTGAAGGCGACCGTGATGAACGGCTGCCGCATCGGCAGCGACGCGATGCTTGCGGCCGGCGCGCTGCTCACCGAGAACAAGGAAATCCCCGATCGCGAACTCTGGGCGGGATCGCCCGCACGACGGGTGCGCGAGATCGACGATGCGCAGGCCGCGGGGATGCAGATGGGCGTCGCGCACTATGTGCATAACGGCCGCATGCACAAGGCGGCGATCGAAGGCTGAAACGAAAAGGGCGCCCCGGTTCCGCGGGGCGCCCTTTTCCGAAGATTGGCCGGTGTCAGCCGTTGTTGGCGTTCACCATCGCATAGAGCATCGGGATCGACAGCAGCGTATTGGTCCGCGAAAAGATCATCGCGGTCTTCGCGGCGGCGGCTTTCGTCGCGTCGTCGGCTTCGACGATGCCCAGCGCCTTCTTCTGGTTCGGCCAGATCACGAACCAGACGTTGAATGCCATGACGAGACCCAGCCACATGCCCGCCCCGATCAGCTTGAAATTGGGGTCCGAGAAGGTCAGCGCCGGAATCGCATATTTGTTGTGAAAGGCGATGCCCAGCCCGAGGAGTACGGTGATCAGCGCCGCCCAGCGAAACCAGAACAG
Coding sequences within:
- a CDS encoding urate hydroxylase PuuD; this translates as MDKFFGNLHAVLIAGLVLAIALMLGLNGQYFTDGITAGNAILRWLHTFFGILWIGLLYYFNFVQIPTMPKIPAELKPGVSKHIAPAALFWFRWAALITVLLGLGIAFHNKYAIPALTFSDPNFKLIGAGMWLGLVMAFNVWFVIWPNQKKALGIVEADDATKAAAAKTAMIFSRTNTLLSIPMLYAMVNANNG
- a CDS encoding gamma carbonic anhydrase family protein codes for the protein MTYSDVSIISVNGKTPQIDPSAFIAPGCRIIGDVVIGPDVSIWYNCVLRADVSRIVVGARSNIQDGSVVHCDGPMPHRPDGFPTIIGEDVLIGHMAMVHGCTLADRAFVGLKATVMNGCRIGSDAMLAAGALLTENKEIPDRELWAGSPARRVREIDDAQAAGMQMGVAHYVHNGRMHKAAIEG